From Candidatus Pedobacter colombiensis, one genomic window encodes:
- the rpmF gene encoding 50S ribosomal protein L32: MAHPKRKISKSRRDKRRTHYKAEAPSLATCQTTGAIHTPHRAYNVDGNLYYNGKLVIENTSIG, from the coding sequence ATGGCACATCCAAAACGCAAGATTTCTAAGAGTAGAAGAGACAAGAGAAGAACTCACTACAAAGCAGAAGCTCCTTCTTTAGCTACTTGTCAGACAACAGGTGCGATACATACTCCTCACCGCGCTTATAACGTTGATGGTAACTTGTACTACAACGGTAAATTGGTTATTGAAAACACCTCTATAGGTTAA
- the plsX gene encoding phosphate acyltransferase PlsX: MRIGLDIMGGDYAPKANVLGAIAAHPLLSSDEHIVLIGDTQQIKPILSENGFNPDHFEYVHTEEVIGMGEHPTKAIVQKPNSSISIGFNLLKEGKLDSFASAGNSGAMLVGAVFSVKTIPGIIRPCLTTFLPKLSGGVGLMLDVGANADCKPDTLLQFGVLGSLYAEYVMQIENPKVALMNIGEEDEKGDMLSLATFPLMKDTNLFNFVGNVEGRDLFNDKADVIVCDGFTGNVMLKLAESFYVLTLKRGLKDEFFDRFNYENYGGSPVLGVNAPVVIGHGISSPLAVKNMILQSRDMITTGLVGKIQAAFK, translated from the coding sequence ATGAGAATAGGTCTCGATATAATGGGCGGAGACTATGCTCCTAAAGCTAACGTTTTAGGAGCAATAGCGGCTCATCCCTTGTTATCTTCGGATGAGCATATAGTGCTTATTGGAGATACCCAGCAAATTAAGCCCATCCTATCCGAAAACGGTTTTAATCCGGATCACTTTGAGTATGTTCATACCGAAGAGGTGATTGGTATGGGCGAACATCCCACAAAGGCTATTGTTCAAAAGCCAAATTCCAGTATATCTATTGGATTCAATTTACTTAAAGAAGGTAAACTTGATTCGTTTGCAAGTGCCGGTAATTCGGGCGCAATGCTTGTTGGCGCTGTTTTTAGTGTAAAAACAATCCCCGGTATTATCAGACCATGTCTCACTACTTTTCTTCCTAAACTGAGCGGAGGAGTTGGGTTAATGCTTGATGTTGGTGCTAATGCCGACTGTAAGCCTGACACCTTGCTTCAATTCGGTGTGCTTGGAAGTTTGTATGCTGAATATGTGATGCAAATAGAGAATCCAAAGGTTGCCTTGATGAATATTGGAGAGGAAGATGAAAAAGGCGATATGCTTAGTCTGGCGACTTTTCCTTTAATGAAAGACACCAATCTCTTCAATTTTGTGGGTAATGTTGAAGGAAGGGATTTATTTAACGATAAAGCCGATGTAATTGTTTGCGACGGTTTTACGGGAAATGTAATGCTTAAACTTGCTGAGTCTTTCTATGTACTAACCTTAAAAAGAGGGCTAAAGGATGAATTCTTTGACCGCTTTAATTATGAAAACTATGGTGGCAGCCCCGTTTTAGGTGTGAATGCCCCTGTAGTAATTGGTCATGGCATTTCGAGTCCATTGGCTGTTAAAAACATGATCCTGCAATCCAGGGACATGATTACAACCGGCTTGGTTGGAAAAATACAAGCCGCATTTAAATAA
- a CDS encoding ketoacyl-ACP synthase III, which yields MSKIHAAITAVHGYVPDYVMTNKELESIVDTTDEWITSRTGIKERRILKGEGLGTSDMAVHAVNGLLEKRGISAEEIELIIFCTTTPDMPFPASANILADKIGAKNAWGYDLQAACSGFIYGLSTGAQFIESGKHKKVLVVGGDKMSSIINYQDRTTCIIFGDGCGAVLLEPNEEGLGVMDSILRSDGAGKQFLHQKAGGSARPASHETIDNNEHVVYQEGQAVFKFAVTNMADVAAEIMDRNNLTSDDVTWLVPHQANKRIIDATASRMGVGSEKVMINIQRYGNTTNGTIPLCLWEWENQLKKGDNVILAAFGGGFTWGSVYLKWAY from the coding sequence ATGAGTAAAATTCACGCTGCGATAACAGCTGTTCATGGTTATGTACCTGATTACGTAATGACCAATAAAGAGCTTGAATCAATTGTAGACACTACCGACGAATGGATTACATCCAGAACAGGTATCAAAGAGCGAAGAATATTAAAAGGTGAAGGTTTAGGCACATCTGACATGGCAGTACATGCTGTGAATGGATTGCTTGAAAAACGTGGGATTAGTGCTGAAGAAATCGAACTGATCATTTTCTGTACCACAACACCAGATATGCCTTTCCCGGCATCTGCTAACATTTTAGCAGATAAAATTGGTGCAAAAAACGCCTGGGGCTATGATCTTCAAGCCGCATGTTCAGGATTCATCTATGGCTTATCAACCGGGGCGCAATTCATCGAATCCGGGAAACACAAAAAAGTTTTAGTAGTTGGTGGAGATAAAATGTCTTCCATCATTAACTATCAGGATCGCACAACTTGCATCATTTTTGGTGATGGATGCGGCGCTGTTTTGTTGGAGCCTAATGAAGAAGGACTTGGCGTTATGGACTCTATTTTAAGGAGTGACGGAGCCGGAAAACAATTTTTACATCAAAAAGCCGGAGGTTCTGCAAGACCTGCATCTCATGAAACCATAGACAATAACGAACATGTAGTTTATCAGGAAGGTCAGGCAGTATTTAAATTTGCTGTAACCAATATGGCTGATGTAGCTGCAGAGATTATGGATCGCAATAATTTAACATCTGATGACGTTACATGGTTGGTACCCCACCAGGCTAATAAACGTATCATTGATGCCACTGCATCAAGAATGGGTGTTGGTTCGGAAAAGGTAATGATCAATATACAGCGTTATGGAAATACCACCAATGGCACTATACCATTGTGTTTGTGGGAATGGGAAAATCAACTTAAAAAAGGTGATAATGTAATATTGGCTGCTTTTGGAGGAGGATTTACCTGGGGTTCCGTTTATTTAAAGTGGGCCTACTAA
- the accB gene encoding acetyl-CoA carboxylase biotin carboxyl carrier protein, producing MDIKQIQELIKFVSRSGVNEVAIEQEDFKITIKTNQAPTFVQATVPAQIAPVAAPQVAAPTETKASAPVEDTSKYITVKSPMIGTFYRSASPDKPSFVNVGDEISTGKVICIIEAMKLFNEIESEVSGRIVKVLVDNASPVEYDQPLFLVEPI from the coding sequence ATGGATATTAAACAAATTCAGGAACTTATTAAATTTGTTTCTCGTTCGGGCGTAAACGAAGTAGCGATTGAGCAGGAAGACTTCAAAATCACTATTAAAACCAATCAGGCACCTACATTTGTTCAGGCAACTGTTCCAGCCCAGATTGCTCCTGTTGCTGCCCCACAGGTAGCTGCTCCTACAGAAACTAAAGCATCGGCACCTGTTGAAGATACTTCAAAGTATATCACTGTTAAATCACCAATGATCGGTACATTCTATCGTTCTGCGAGCCCTGATAAACCTTCTTTCGTAAATGTTGGCGATGAGATTTCTACAGGTAAAGTGATCTGTATTATTGAAGCTATGAAACTTTTCAATGAAATTGAAAGTGAAGTTTCAGGTAGAATTGTTAAGGTCCTTGTTGATAATGCATCACCAGTGGAATACGACCAACCTTTATTTTTAGTAGAACCAATTTAA
- the accC gene encoding acetyl-CoA carboxylase biotin carboxylase subunit, which yields MFKKILIANRGEIALRIIRTCKEMGIKTVAVYSTADRESLHVRFADEAVCIGPPPSKDSYLSIPNIISAAELTNADAIHPGYGFLSENAKFSSVCRDYGIKFIGATPEQINSMGDKASAKETMKKAGVPTIPGSEGLVENIKEGIITANEIGYPVILKATAGGGGRGMRIVWKDEDFENAWDSAKQESGAAFGNDGLYLEKYIEDPRHIEIQIIGDQYGKACHLSERDCSIQRRHQKLVEEAPSPFMTPELRERMGEAAIKGAIAVQYEGAGTIEFLVDKHRNFYFMEMNTRIQVEHPVTEEVINYDLIKEQIKVASGVPISGKNYLPDMHAIECRINAEDPFNNFRPSPGKITNFHSPGGHGVRVDTHVYAGYQIPSNYDSMIAKLICVAQTREEAISTMERALSEFVIEGVKTTIPFHLKLMKDPNFRAGNFTTKFMETFEFSE from the coding sequence ATGTTTAAGAAAATATTAATTGCCAACAGGGGCGAAATTGCTTTACGCATTATTCGCACCTGTAAAGAAATGGGCATCAAAACCGTAGCTGTTTACTCTACTGCCGACAGAGAGAGTTTACACGTACGTTTTGCTGATGAAGCCGTTTGTATTGGCCCACCGCCAAGTAAGGATTCTTACCTGAGCATTCCTAATATTATTTCTGCAGCCGAATTGACGAATGCAGATGCAATTCACCCTGGTTACGGATTCTTATCTGAAAATGCTAAATTTTCATCGGTTTGCCGTGATTACGGAATTAAATTTATTGGGGCAACTCCTGAGCAAATCAACTCAATGGGCGATAAAGCATCGGCCAAAGAGACCATGAAAAAAGCAGGTGTACCTACCATTCCAGGCTCTGAAGGCTTGGTTGAAAATATAAAAGAAGGTATCATAACGGCCAACGAAATAGGCTATCCTGTTATCCTTAAAGCTACTGCTGGTGGTGGTGGTCGTGGGATGCGCATAGTTTGGAAAGATGAAGACTTTGAAAATGCCTGGGATAGCGCCAAACAGGAATCGGGTGCAGCTTTTGGCAATGACGGACTTTATTTAGAAAAATACATTGAAGATCCTCGCCATATTGAAATCCAAATCATCGGTGACCAATATGGTAAGGCTTGTCACTTATCTGAACGCGACTGCTCTATTCAGCGCAGGCATCAAAAATTGGTTGAGGAAGCTCCTTCTCCATTTATGACTCCTGAATTGCGTGAAAGAATGGGTGAAGCTGCAATTAAAGGAGCTATTGCTGTACAATACGAAGGCGCAGGTACCATAGAATTTTTGGTAGACAAACATCGCAATTTCTATTTTATGGAAATGAATACCCGTATTCAGGTAGAGCATCCGGTAACCGAAGAAGTAATTAACTATGATTTGATTAAAGAGCAGATTAAAGTTGCATCAGGTGTTCCTATTTCAGGTAAAAACTATTTACCGGATATGCATGCTATCGAATGCCGTATAAATGCGGAAGATCCATTTAATAACTTCAGACCATCACCGGGTAAAATAACGAATTTTCATTCTCCGGGAGGTCATGGTGTAAGGGTTGATACACATGTTTATGCAGGTTACCAAATCCCTTCAAACTACGACTCTATGATTGCCAAGTTAATTTGTGTTGCACAAACACGTGAAGAGGCAATCAGTACAATGGAACGTGCTTTAAGTGAATTTGTAATTGAAGGTGTAAAAACTACGATACCATTCCACTTAAAATTAATGAAAGACCCTAACTTTAGAGCCGGTAATTTTACGACTAAATTTATGGAGACTTTCGAGTTTTCGGAATAA
- the tatC gene encoding twin-arginine translocase subunit TatC produces MSNNKKRDLIEAIKEKGKTLEAEMSFFDHIDVLRKHLLRSLFVIVLFTIAAFWFSDFIFNDLIMGPKNPDFWTYRMMCKMVAQWPNLFGSDFCITHIDAKIINTEMAGQFTLQVNACVMVGIILGIPYVLFELWLFIKPALHENERKSASRFVLFASTLFFIGIMFGYYIVCPLSVNFLTNFTVSPDIQNTFTITSYLSSVATLTIGSGIIFQLPVVIYILSKFGIMTPKFMRSTRRYAAVIILIIAAVITPTADVMTMLVVAFPLFVLYELSIFISASVERRRNKEMYGVAKVKKP; encoded by the coding sequence ATGAGTAATAATAAAAAACGTGACCTGATTGAGGCCATAAAGGAAAAAGGAAAAACATTAGAGGCAGAAATGTCTTTTTTTGACCACATAGATGTATTAAGAAAGCATTTATTACGCTCATTATTCGTAATTGTCCTATTTACAATTGCGGCTTTTTGGTTCTCTGACTTTATTTTTAACGACCTGATTATGGGGCCAAAAAACCCCGATTTCTGGACTTATAGAATGATGTGCAAAATGGTAGCTCAATGGCCAAATCTATTTGGCTCCGACTTTTGTATCACTCATATTGATGCAAAGATCATCAACACAGAAATGGCTGGGCAATTCACACTACAAGTTAATGCTTGCGTAATGGTTGGTATTATATTGGGTATCCCCTATGTCTTATTTGAATTGTGGCTGTTTATTAAACCTGCACTTCATGAAAATGAACGTAAATCGGCAAGTCGTTTTGTATTATTTGCTTCAACGCTTTTCTTTATCGGGATTATGTTTGGTTATTACATTGTATGCCCCCTATCCGTTAACTTCTTAACCAACTTTACTGTAAGTCCGGATATACAGAATACATTTACCATAACCTCCTATCTTTCTTCGGTAGCGACATTAACCATAGGTTCGGGTATTATTTTCCAGTTGCCCGTTGTCATCTATATCCTGTCTAAATTTGGAATCATGACACCTAAATTTATGCGTTCAACCAGAAGATATGCCGCAGTTATCATTTTAATCATTGCTGCAGTGATCACCCCAACAGCTGATGTAATGACAATGCTTGTGGTTGCATTCCCACTGTTTGTCCTGTATGAATTAAGTATCTTTATATCAGCGAGTGTAGAGCGCAGAAGAAATAAAGAAATGTATGGTGTGGCCAAAGTGAAGAAACCATAA